A window from Musa acuminata AAA Group cultivar baxijiao chromosome BXJ3-10, Cavendish_Baxijiao_AAA, whole genome shotgun sequence encodes these proteins:
- the LOC103975086 gene encoding uncharacterized protein LOC103975086 isoform X1 yields the protein MAALVSSVSPAALAARLAPRRAWIMDRWSIRGPLLVAATAAFSAGGGSGEEKRRRLVLYKKPGCCLCDGLEEKLHVALSLAGGPHSLPSVDLQVRDITGNPEWEMLYQDEIPVLAKVLPDGTEGVPLLSFFTEHNRRIEERIFRGEDHEERIVEERKHFRGYPLVSRWSLFRKKSPLHLKTEKFSLFLGGCDPYTRMHKGCPICLSLNNASQLLLLCCCYVYLLLDFA from the exons ATGGCTGCGTTGGTCTCCTCCGTCTCACCGGCGGCGCTCGCGGCCCGCCTCGCCCCCCGTCGAGCGTGGATTATGGACAGGTGGTCGATCCGTGGTCCTCTACTTGTGGCAGCCACTGCTGCCTTCTCCGCAGGTGGAGGGAGCGGCGAGGAGAAGCGGCGGCGGCTCGTGCTCTATAAGAAGCCCGGTTGTTGCCTCTGCGACGGCCTCGAGGAGAAGCTTCACGTTGCCCTCTCCCTCGCCGGAGGCCCACACTCCCTCCCTTCGGTCGACCTCCAG GTGAGGGATATCACGGGGAATCCTGAATGGGAGATGCTTTACCAGGACGAGATTCCAGTCTTGGCCAAGGTTCTTCCTGACGGAACCGAG ggggTTCCTCTTCTCTCATTTTTCACCGAGCACAATAGGAGGATTGAGGAGAGGATTTTCCGAGGAGAGGATCATGAGGAGAGGATAGTCGAGGAGAG GAAACACTTCCGCGGTTATCCCCTCGTCTCACGGTGGAGCTTATTCAGAAAAAAATCGCCGCTGCATTTGAAAACTGAGAAATTTTCTCTGTTCCTTGGAGGTTGTGACCCGTATACAAGAATGCACAAAGGGTGTCCAATTTGTTTGTCCTTGAATAATGCTTCTCAATTGCTGCTGTTATGTTGCTGTTATGTTTATCTACTTTTGGATTTTGCGTAA
- the LOC103975086 gene encoding uncharacterized protein LOC103975086 isoform X4, which produces MAALVSSVSPAALAARLAPRRAWIMDRWSIRGPLLVAATAAFSAGGGSGEEKRRRLVLYKKPGCCLCDGLEEKLHVALSLAGGPHSLPSVDLQVRDITGNPEWEMLYQDEIPVLAKVLPDGTEVFLEDFTPKLGVQLGMSYHMEQISIHRYGNTSAVIPSSHGGAYSEKNRRCI; this is translated from the exons ATGGCTGCGTTGGTCTCCTCCGTCTCACCGGCGGCGCTCGCGGCCCGCCTCGCCCCCCGTCGAGCGTGGATTATGGACAGGTGGTCGATCCGTGGTCCTCTACTTGTGGCAGCCACTGCTGCCTTCTCCGCAGGTGGAGGGAGCGGCGAGGAGAAGCGGCGGCGGCTCGTGCTCTATAAGAAGCCCGGTTGTTGCCTCTGCGACGGCCTCGAGGAGAAGCTTCACGTTGCCCTCTCCCTCGCCGGAGGCCCACACTCCCTCCCTTCGGTCGACCTCCAG GTGAGGGATATCACGGGGAATCCTGAATGGGAGATGCTTTACCAGGACGAGATTCCAGTCTTGGCCAAGGTTCTTCCTGACGGAACCGAG GTGTTTTTGGaggattttacacctaaattaggtgtacagcTCGGTATGTCGTACCATATGGAGCAAATCTCgatacaccggtacg GAAACACTTCCGCGGTTATCCCCTCGTCTCACGGTGGAGCTTATTCAGAAAAAAATCGCCGCTGCATTTGA
- the LOC103975086 gene encoding uncharacterized protein LOC103975086 isoform X5, with amino-acid sequence MAALVSSVSPAALAARLAPRRAWIMDRWSIRGPLLVAATAAFSAGGGSGEEKRRRLVLYKKPGCCLCDGLEEKLHVALSLAGGPHSLPSVDLQVRDITGNPEWEMLYQDEIPVLAKVLPDGTEGVPLLSFFTEHNRRIEERIFRGEDHEERIVEERCFWRILHLN; translated from the exons ATGGCTGCGTTGGTCTCCTCCGTCTCACCGGCGGCGCTCGCGGCCCGCCTCGCCCCCCGTCGAGCGTGGATTATGGACAGGTGGTCGATCCGTGGTCCTCTACTTGTGGCAGCCACTGCTGCCTTCTCCGCAGGTGGAGGGAGCGGCGAGGAGAAGCGGCGGCGGCTCGTGCTCTATAAGAAGCCCGGTTGTTGCCTCTGCGACGGCCTCGAGGAGAAGCTTCACGTTGCCCTCTCCCTCGCCGGAGGCCCACACTCCCTCCCTTCGGTCGACCTCCAG GTGAGGGATATCACGGGGAATCCTGAATGGGAGATGCTTTACCAGGACGAGATTCCAGTCTTGGCCAAGGTTCTTCCTGACGGAACCGAG ggggTTCCTCTTCTCTCATTTTTCACCGAGCACAATAGGAGGATTGAGGAGAGGATTTTCCGAGGAGAGGATCATGAGGAGAGGATAGTCGAGGAGAG GTGTTTTTGGaggattttacacctaaattag
- the LOC103975086 gene encoding uncharacterized protein LOC103975086 isoform X3 — protein MAALVSSVSPAALAARLAPRRAWIMDRWSIRGPLLVAATAAFSAGGGSGEEKRRRLVLYKKPGCCLCDGLEEKLHVALSLAGGPHSLPSVDLQVRDITGNPEWEMLYQDEIPVLAKVLPDGTEDYGSMSMTSGDALQPKASHGATKHFRGYPLVSRWSLFRKKSPLHLKTEKFSLFLGGCDPYTRMHKGCPICLSLNNASQLLLLCCCYVYLLLDFA, from the exons ATGGCTGCGTTGGTCTCCTCCGTCTCACCGGCGGCGCTCGCGGCCCGCCTCGCCCCCCGTCGAGCGTGGATTATGGACAGGTGGTCGATCCGTGGTCCTCTACTTGTGGCAGCCACTGCTGCCTTCTCCGCAGGTGGAGGGAGCGGCGAGGAGAAGCGGCGGCGGCTCGTGCTCTATAAGAAGCCCGGTTGTTGCCTCTGCGACGGCCTCGAGGAGAAGCTTCACGTTGCCCTCTCCCTCGCCGGAGGCCCACACTCCCTCCCTTCGGTCGACCTCCAG GTGAGGGATATCACGGGGAATCCTGAATGGGAGATGCTTTACCAGGACGAGATTCCAGTCTTGGCCAAGGTTCTTCCTGACGGAACCGAG GACTATGGATCAATGTCAATGACTTCAGGTGATGCCCTCCAACCAAAGGCCTCTCATGGAGCCAC GAAACACTTCCGCGGTTATCCCCTCGTCTCACGGTGGAGCTTATTCAGAAAAAAATCGCCGCTGCATTTGAAAACTGAGAAATTTTCTCTGTTCCTTGGAGGTTGTGACCCGTATACAAGAATGCACAAAGGGTGTCCAATTTGTTTGTCCTTGAATAATGCTTCTCAATTGCTGCTGTTATGTTGCTGTTATGTTTATCTACTTTTGGATTTTGCGTAA
- the LOC103975086 gene encoding uncharacterized protein LOC103975086 isoform X2 codes for MAALVSSVSPAALAARLAPRRAWIMDRWSIRGPLLVAATAAFSAGGGSGEEKRRRLVLYKKPGCCLCDGLEEKLHVALSLAGGPHSLPSVDLQVRDITGNPEWEMLYQDEIPVLAKVLPDGTEVFLEDFTPKLGVQLGMSYHMEQISIHRKHFRGYPLVSRWSLFRKKSPLHLKTEKFSLFLGGCDPYTRMHKGCPICLSLNNASQLLLLCCCYVYLLLDFA; via the exons ATGGCTGCGTTGGTCTCCTCCGTCTCACCGGCGGCGCTCGCGGCCCGCCTCGCCCCCCGTCGAGCGTGGATTATGGACAGGTGGTCGATCCGTGGTCCTCTACTTGTGGCAGCCACTGCTGCCTTCTCCGCAGGTGGAGGGAGCGGCGAGGAGAAGCGGCGGCGGCTCGTGCTCTATAAGAAGCCCGGTTGTTGCCTCTGCGACGGCCTCGAGGAGAAGCTTCACGTTGCCCTCTCCCTCGCCGGAGGCCCACACTCCCTCCCTTCGGTCGACCTCCAG GTGAGGGATATCACGGGGAATCCTGAATGGGAGATGCTTTACCAGGACGAGATTCCAGTCTTGGCCAAGGTTCTTCCTGACGGAACCGAG GTGTTTTTGGaggattttacacctaaattaggtgtacagcTCGGTATGTCGTACCATATGGAGCAAATCTCgatacaccg GAAACACTTCCGCGGTTATCCCCTCGTCTCACGGTGGAGCTTATTCAGAAAAAAATCGCCGCTGCATTTGAAAACTGAGAAATTTTCTCTGTTCCTTGGAGGTTGTGACCCGTATACAAGAATGCACAAAGGGTGTCCAATTTGTTTGTCCTTGAATAATGCTTCTCAATTGCTGCTGTTATGTTGCTGTTATGTTTATCTACTTTTGGATTTTGCGTAA
- the LOC103975086 gene encoding uncharacterized protein LOC103975086 isoform X6: MAALVSSVSPAALAARLAPRRAWIMDRWSIRGPLLVAATAAFSAGGGSGEEKRRRLVLYKKPGCCLCDGLEEKLHVALSLAGGPHSLPSVDLQVRDITGNPEWEMLYQDEIPVLAKVLPDGTEETLPRLSPRLTVELIQKKIAAAFEN, translated from the exons ATGGCTGCGTTGGTCTCCTCCGTCTCACCGGCGGCGCTCGCGGCCCGCCTCGCCCCCCGTCGAGCGTGGATTATGGACAGGTGGTCGATCCGTGGTCCTCTACTTGTGGCAGCCACTGCTGCCTTCTCCGCAGGTGGAGGGAGCGGCGAGGAGAAGCGGCGGCGGCTCGTGCTCTATAAGAAGCCCGGTTGTTGCCTCTGCGACGGCCTCGAGGAGAAGCTTCACGTTGCCCTCTCCCTCGCCGGAGGCCCACACTCCCTCCCTTCGGTCGACCTCCAG GTGAGGGATATCACGGGGAATCCTGAATGGGAGATGCTTTACCAGGACGAGATTCCAGTCTTGGCCAAGGTTCTTCCTGACGGAACCGAG GAAACACTTCCGCGGTTATCCCCTCGTCTCACGGTGGAGCTTATTCAGAAAAAAATCGCCGCTGCATTTGAAAACTGA